From one Amycolatopsis sp. FDAARGOS 1241 genomic stretch:
- a CDS encoding substrate-binding domain-containing protein produces the protein MRNKRWLGAAAGLVFALFVTSCTSAAESGAGGGGGPVDAAAARAGLAEAKEIVEKAQKFPATIPVTEPLPAKPPSGRTFVFLQCDQATCPLQGNGVRAAAAAIGWDVKTLNWKQSDPATLVTAMRTALQYHPVAVSFTGLPQELWKTVQPQFKAAGVAIIPSSLPTAPTGDAVIPGRAFEKDEAALGQLLAAAYVADDNGAHGKALMVTVPDYPVYKPVVDTFGAEVSRLCPGCSTSVLNVTLSQLQAGQLNAAIVSKVKTQPDIKYIVSVNSQFISQLPQALRGANLDGKFKILGGKGNSVDQANVLNGTQLATVDSPFLMGGWQDVDEAIRFAMGLPVPEGDHSAAPILLTKNNIGKARDSYDVPVDYADQFMKLWKLK, from the coding sequence ATGCGGAACAAACGATGGCTGGGTGCCGCCGCAGGACTGGTTTTCGCCTTGTTCGTCACCAGCTGCACTTCGGCGGCGGAGTCGGGAGCCGGCGGTGGTGGCGGACCCGTCGACGCCGCGGCGGCGAGGGCGGGGCTGGCCGAAGCCAAGGAAATCGTCGAGAAAGCGCAGAAGTTCCCGGCCACGATCCCGGTCACGGAGCCGTTGCCGGCGAAACCGCCGTCCGGCAGGACGTTCGTGTTCCTGCAGTGTGACCAGGCCACGTGTCCGTTGCAGGGAAACGGGGTTCGCGCCGCGGCGGCCGCGATCGGGTGGGACGTCAAGACGCTCAACTGGAAGCAGTCGGATCCCGCGACCCTGGTCACGGCGATGCGCACCGCGCTGCAGTACCACCCCGTCGCCGTGTCGTTCACCGGTCTGCCGCAGGAGCTGTGGAAGACCGTCCAGCCGCAGTTCAAGGCGGCGGGGGTGGCGATCATCCCCTCGTCGCTGCCGACGGCACCGACCGGCGACGCCGTCATCCCCGGTCGTGCGTTCGAAAAGGACGAAGCGGCGCTCGGGCAGCTCCTCGCCGCCGCCTACGTCGCGGACGACAACGGTGCCCACGGCAAGGCGTTGATGGTGACGGTGCCCGACTACCCGGTCTACAAACCGGTCGTCGACACCTTCGGCGCCGAAGTGAGCCGGCTCTGCCCCGGCTGCAGCACGTCCGTGCTCAACGTGACGCTCTCACAGCTGCAGGCCGGTCAGCTCAACGCGGCGATCGTCTCGAAGGTCAAGACCCAGCCGGACATCAAGTACATCGTCTCGGTGAACAGCCAGTTCATCAGCCAGCTGCCGCAGGCGTTGCGGGGTGCGAACCTCGACGGGAAGTTCAAGATCCTCGGCGGGAAGGGCAACTCCGTCGACCAGGCGAACGTCCTCAACGGAACGCAGCTCGCGACGGTCGACAGCCCGTTCCTCATGGGTGGGTGGCAGGATGTCGACGAGGCGATCCGGTTCGCGATGGGCCTGCCCGTTCCGGAAGGCGACCACAGCGCGGCACCGATCCTGCTGACGAAGAACAACATCGGCAAGGCGCGGGATTCCTACGACGTGCCCGTGGACTACGCCGACCAGTTCATGAAGTTGTGGAAGCTCAAGTGA
- a CDS encoding TetR/AcrR family transcriptional regulator codes for MPKSGIDARRQAALKEGSAAYLARREEIIRAAADVFRQQGYEGATLLDVAKSLGTDRASLYYYIGSKEELLQEIVRNAIQNVLEAAETIKRSRAGAPEKIKALITSMVDNYVENYPYMSIYTQDLGRIARQESDWATDVIDRTRRYEAVVRAVLAKGQKDGTVRSDVPVDLIALSLFGMINWMHRWHRPDFKFSADQIADSFTKIYLEGSATDLGVEAIGGRSKSA; via the coding sequence ATGCCGAAGAGTGGGATCGACGCCCGCCGCCAAGCCGCCCTCAAGGAGGGCAGCGCCGCGTACCTCGCGCGGCGGGAAGAGATCATCCGCGCCGCGGCGGACGTGTTCCGGCAGCAGGGGTACGAGGGCGCCACACTGCTGGACGTCGCGAAGAGCCTGGGCACCGACCGAGCCTCCCTGTACTACTACATCGGCAGCAAAGAGGAGCTCCTCCAGGAGATCGTGCGCAATGCGATCCAGAACGTCCTCGAGGCGGCCGAGACGATCAAGCGGAGCCGGGCCGGCGCGCCGGAGAAGATCAAGGCGCTCATCACGTCGATGGTCGACAACTACGTCGAGAACTACCCGTACATGAGCATCTACACCCAGGACCTGGGGCGGATCGCGCGGCAGGAAAGCGACTGGGCCACCGACGTCATCGATCGCACGCGGCGCTACGAAGCCGTCGTGCGCGCCGTACTGGCCAAGGGCCAGAAGGACGGTACCGTGCGCAGCGACGTGCCGGTCGACCTGATCGCCCTGTCCCTGTTCGGCATGATCAACTGGATGCACCGCTGGCACCGCCCCGACTTCAAGTTCAGCGCCGATCAGATCGCCGACTCGTTCACCAAGATCTACCTCGAAGGCTCGGCGACCGACCTCGGCGTCGAGGCCATCGGAGGCAGGTCGAAGTCGGCGTGA
- a CDS encoding LLM class flavin-dependent oxidoreductase yields the protein MKFHLIQPGMVGRRHEIEQGMAGQNKELYQRFLEEIRGYVALADELGYASYGHNEHHLQIEGFEITNHPGMFSLFVGLHSKRMKVSTLGYVLTTHNPVRAAEEIATLDHMLKGRLQVGFTRGYQSRWVGSYATVRGANATTPELAKSRNDVDTMNREIFEECVKIVKKAWTSETFSHDGKYWQFPPESGLTGHPAYEKFGKGMGADGMVHEIGIAPRCYQDPHPPLYGAFAHSMRTIDMWAREGGKPIVMANQMDFCEALWARYLKTAEEAGRDVKREDAAAWGGVLMLGDDKSRLADIKAEHDWYWNTFFLPFGQGYANCLIGDVDEVSRQIEHAQEKLGFTEMWLQFGQGHLDPEENEEQLHTFAEKIFPRFSTKAADGTWV from the coding sequence ATGAAGTTCCACCTGATCCAGCCAGGCATGGTCGGCCGGAGGCACGAGATCGAGCAAGGCATGGCGGGTCAGAACAAGGAGCTGTACCAACGGTTCCTCGAAGAGATCCGCGGCTACGTCGCTCTCGCCGACGAGCTGGGCTACGCCAGCTACGGCCACAACGAGCACCACCTGCAGATCGAGGGGTTCGAGATCACGAACCACCCCGGCATGTTCAGCCTGTTCGTCGGGTTGCACTCGAAGCGGATGAAGGTTTCGACGCTCGGCTACGTGCTGACGACGCACAATCCAGTCCGCGCGGCCGAGGAAATCGCCACGCTCGACCACATGCTGAAGGGCCGGCTCCAGGTCGGTTTCACCCGGGGTTACCAGAGCCGCTGGGTCGGTTCGTACGCCACGGTGCGCGGCGCCAACGCGACCACGCCGGAGCTGGCCAAGAGCCGCAACGACGTGGACACGATGAACCGAGAGATCTTCGAAGAGTGCGTGAAGATCGTGAAGAAGGCGTGGACCAGTGAAACCTTCAGCCACGACGGCAAGTACTGGCAGTTCCCGCCGGAGAGCGGCCTGACCGGACACCCGGCGTACGAGAAGTTCGGCAAGGGCATGGGCGCCGACGGCATGGTCCACGAGATCGGCATCGCGCCGCGGTGCTACCAGGACCCGCACCCGCCGCTGTACGGCGCGTTCGCGCACAGCATGCGGACCATCGACATGTGGGCCCGCGAGGGCGGCAAGCCGATCGTCATGGCCAACCAGATGGACTTCTGCGAAGCGCTCTGGGCCCGCTACCTGAAGACGGCCGAGGAGGCCGGACGCGACGTCAAGCGCGAGGACGCGGCGGCGTGGGGCGGGGTCCTGATGCTCGGCGACGACAAGTCGCGCCTGGCCGACATCAAGGCCGAGCACGACTGGTACTGGAACACCTTCTTCCTGCCGTTCGGCCAGGGCTACGCCAACTGCCTGATCGGCGACGTGGACGAGGTCTCCCGGCAGATCGAGCACGCTCAGGAGAAGCTCGGGTTCACCGAGATGTGGCTGCAGTTCGGCCAGGGCCACCTCGACCCGGAGGAGAACGAAGAGCAGCTGCACACCTTCGCGGAGAAGATCTTCCCGCGCTTTTCCACCAAGGCCGCCGACGGCACGTGGGTCTGA
- a CDS encoding SDR family NAD(P)-dependent oxidoreductase: MHVLDSFRLDGRVVVVTGATSGLGVGFATAIAEAGAAVVLAGRRADRLGEVAAELAGQGAAVAAKPTDVADEEQCAALVAYAVERFGRVDGLVNNAGVGEAVPASRTTPEHFRGVIDVNLNGVFWMAQACAKVMRPGSAIVNVSSVLGLIAPRFPQAAYAASKAGVIGLTRDLASQWSARKGIRVNALCPGYFLTEMTESGADALETNVVANSMLARFGEQAELDPAVVYLLSPASSYTTGTTLVVDGGMAAL; this comes from the coding sequence GTGCACGTGTTGGACTCGTTCCGGTTGGACGGACGCGTCGTGGTCGTCACGGGCGCGACTTCGGGCCTGGGGGTCGGGTTCGCCACGGCGATCGCCGAAGCCGGTGCGGCGGTCGTGCTGGCCGGTCGCCGTGCCGACCGGCTCGGCGAGGTCGCGGCCGAGCTGGCCGGCCAGGGCGCCGCCGTCGCCGCGAAACCCACCGACGTCGCCGACGAGGAGCAGTGCGCCGCTCTCGTCGCGTACGCGGTGGAGCGGTTCGGGCGGGTGGACGGGCTGGTCAACAACGCCGGCGTCGGCGAGGCCGTGCCCGCGAGCAGAACGACTCCCGAACATTTCCGCGGAGTCATCGACGTCAACCTCAACGGTGTTTTCTGGATGGCCCAGGCCTGTGCGAAGGTCATGCGCCCCGGTTCGGCCATCGTGAACGTCTCGAGCGTGCTCGGTCTCATCGCCCCGCGGTTCCCCCAGGCCGCCTACGCCGCGAGCAAGGCCGGTGTCATCGGGCTGACGCGGGACCTGGCTTCGCAGTGGTCGGCGCGCAAGGGCATCCGGGTGAACGCGTTGTGCCCGGGGTACTTCCTCACCGAGATGACCGAGTCGGGAGCGGACGCGCTGGAGACGAACGTCGTCGCCAACAGCATGCTGGCCCGCTTCGGCGAGCAAGCCGAACTCGACCCGGCCGTCGTCTACCTGCTCAGTCCCGCGTCGTCCTACACCACCGGAACCACCCTGGTCGTCGACGGCGGCATGGCCGCGCTGTGA
- a CDS encoding TetR/AcrR family transcriptional regulator: MASSGIDARRKAAFEEGNESYVSRREEIIRSAAHVFRERGYESATLRDVAAALGTDRASLYYYVGSKEELLQEIVRAAIGRDIAAAEAVVRSRVTTPEKVRGLIRAMVTSYADNYPHMNVYMEDLGRIARQDSEWSVGIIEHLRTYESLVHTILAQGHRDGTLRNDLSVELCALALFGMVNWMHRWYRPASKWNTEEIAETFTEIYLGGYGVHAVPGQGNHRTVSP, translated from the coding sequence ATGGCCAGCAGCGGCATCGACGCACGCCGGAAGGCCGCGTTCGAGGAGGGCAACGAGAGCTACGTCAGCCGGCGTGAGGAGATCATCCGCAGCGCCGCGCACGTGTTCCGGGAGCGCGGCTACGAATCGGCCACCCTCCGGGACGTTGCCGCCGCCCTCGGCACCGACCGCGCTTCGTTGTACTACTACGTCGGCAGCAAGGAAGAACTGCTGCAGGAGATCGTGCGCGCCGCCATCGGCCGGGACATCGCGGCCGCCGAGGCGGTCGTGCGCAGCCGGGTCACGACTCCCGAGAAGGTCCGCGGCCTGATCAGGGCGATGGTCACCTCCTACGCCGACAACTACCCCCACATGAACGTCTACATGGAGGACCTGGGCCGGATCGCCCGCCAGGACAGCGAGTGGTCGGTCGGCATCATCGAGCACCTGCGCACGTACGAATCGCTGGTGCACACGATCCTCGCCCAAGGCCACCGCGACGGAACCCTGCGAAACGACCTGTCCGTCGAACTTTGCGCGCTCGCCCTCTTCGGCATGGTCAACTGGATGCACCGCTGGTACCGCCCCGCGAGCAAGTGGAACACCGAAGAGATCGCGGAGACGTTCACTGAGATCTACCTGGGCGGGTACGGCGTCCACGCCGTACCCGGCCAAGGCAACCACCGCACGGTTTCTCCGTAG
- a CDS encoding amidohydrolase family protein produces the protein MFTLPSGVVDAWINPNIFPPDPAKDVGYLFPDLAQRLARGTSLDELVGEMDAAGVAKAVLCSGYSGDGDREWNTAARDRFPDRFALSHVVDPREGMKSVRLVEDLARDGHVLIRMLGLQTRLYYNDAALYPVYAKCVELSLPVGLNVGFPGPQVPSKYQDPLPIDDVAEFFPELRIVLQHGGEPWVDTCVKLMVKWPNISYMTSAIAPKHVPRQIIDYANTRGADRVMWASDYPLLTHERCMREARALPFRSQEHFDKFLAHNAQRLFFGS, from the coding sequence GTGTTCACCTTGCCCAGCGGTGTCGTCGACGCCTGGATCAACCCCAACATCTTCCCGCCGGACCCGGCGAAGGACGTGGGGTACCTCTTCCCCGACCTGGCGCAGCGGTTGGCGCGCGGAACCTCGCTCGACGAGCTCGTCGGCGAAATGGACGCCGCCGGCGTCGCCAAGGCGGTGCTGTGCTCGGGGTATTCCGGCGACGGCGACCGCGAGTGGAACACCGCCGCCCGGGACAGGTTCCCCGATCGGTTCGCGCTCTCGCACGTCGTCGACCCGCGCGAGGGCATGAAGTCCGTCCGCCTGGTCGAAGACCTGGCCCGCGACGGACACGTGCTCATCCGCATGCTCGGCCTGCAGACCCGGTTGTACTACAACGACGCCGCGCTCTACCCGGTTTACGCCAAGTGCGTCGAACTGAGCCTCCCGGTCGGCCTCAACGTGGGCTTCCCCGGCCCCCAGGTGCCCAGCAAGTACCAGGACCCGCTGCCGATCGACGACGTCGCCGAGTTCTTCCCCGAACTGAGGATCGTGTTGCAGCACGGTGGCGAGCCGTGGGTCGACACGTGCGTCAAGCTGATGGTGAAGTGGCCGAACATCTCCTACATGACCTCGGCGATCGCCCCGAAGCACGTCCCCCGGCAGATCATCGACTACGCGAACACGCGCGGCGCCGACCGGGTGATGTGGGCCAGCGACTACCCGCTGCTCACCCACGAGCGGTGCATGCGGGAGGCCCGCGCGCTGCCGTTTCGCTCCCAAGAGCACTTCGACAAGTTCCTCGCCCACAACGCGCAGCGGCTCTTCTTCGGGTCGTGA
- a CDS encoding bifunctional riboflavin kinase/FAD synthetase, whose product MVTYTIDDAPTRNALSLALLADIDRVLATLADDPSVRLIVFTGARTVFSSGADRAELGDPATVERTTALLGSILTRIHESRVPIVARVNGAAFGAGLAIAAAADISIATTDAVFGLPEVRFGLVAGPAAAACLGRIGKAAGLDLLLTGRRFGAAEAARMHLVTGVVDRAALDAAVEGKVADVLLGDADAIAATRRLVHELSGPPLPELLAIARRAAESESQRYDGFVSRGLARGGVPDVDWRDVPARPRRARPGSELKPELRADLPQLGRSVVTIGTFDGVHRGHTEIIARTVASARRLGLASVLLTFDPHPVELTRPGAHPAVLTTIARRAELAAELGIDHFRVVPFDPGIAQLGPADFVRQVLVERLHAAEVVVGSNFRFGHRASGSVAGLAELANRFGFTTTTVDLVGVDDALSGSRVISSTFLRSCVEAGDVALAGAALGRPHRVDGVVEHGDHRGRTLGFPTANLSFDRFAAVPADGVYAGRAVFLDEWGQTDESVPLGVAAISVGTNPTFDVRQRRVEAHVLDWNQDLYGRRIGLEFHRLLRGMVRFAGVDELVAQMERDVEQTRAG is encoded by the coding sequence GTGGTCACCTACACGATCGACGACGCCCCGACCCGCAACGCGCTGAGCTTGGCGCTCTTGGCAGACATCGACCGGGTGTTGGCCACGCTGGCCGACGACCCGTCGGTGCGGCTGATCGTGTTCACCGGAGCCCGGACGGTGTTCTCCTCGGGTGCCGACCGCGCCGAACTCGGCGATCCGGCCACGGTCGAGCGAACCACCGCCCTGCTCGGCTCGATCCTCACCCGGATCCACGAGTCCCGGGTGCCTATCGTGGCCCGGGTCAACGGCGCTGCGTTCGGTGCGGGCCTGGCCATCGCCGCCGCGGCGGACATCAGCATCGCCACCACCGACGCCGTCTTCGGCTTGCCGGAGGTGCGCTTCGGCCTGGTCGCCGGGCCGGCCGCCGCGGCGTGCCTGGGCCGCATCGGCAAGGCGGCAGGGCTGGACCTGCTGCTCACGGGGCGGCGGTTCGGCGCGGCGGAAGCCGCCCGGATGCACCTGGTCACCGGGGTCGTCGACCGGGCGGCGCTCGACGCCGCGGTCGAGGGGAAGGTCGCCGACGTCCTGCTCGGTGACGCCGACGCCATCGCCGCCACCCGGCGGCTCGTCCACGAGCTGTCCGGCCCGCCGCTGCCCGAGCTGCTGGCCATCGCGCGGCGGGCGGCGGAGTCCGAGTCGCAGCGCTACGACGGGTTCGTGAGCCGGGGCCTCGCCCGCGGCGGCGTGCCCGATGTCGACTGGCGGGACGTGCCGGCTCGCCCCCGTCGCGCCCGCCCCGGTTCCGAGCTCAAACCCGAGCTGCGCGCAGACCTGCCGCAGCTGGGCCGCAGTGTCGTCACCATCGGCACGTTCGACGGTGTCCACCGTGGACACACCGAGATCATCGCGCGGACCGTCGCCTCGGCCCGGCGGCTCGGGCTCGCCAGCGTCCTGCTCACCTTCGACCCGCACCCGGTGGAACTCACTCGTCCCGGTGCGCACCCCGCCGTGCTCACGACGATCGCCCGCCGCGCCGAGCTCGCGGCCGAACTGGGCATCGACCACTTCCGGGTCGTGCCGTTCGATCCCGGCATCGCGCAGCTCGGTCCCGCCGACTTCGTGCGGCAGGTGCTCGTCGAGCGGCTGCACGCCGCCGAGGTGGTCGTCGGATCGAACTTCCGGTTCGGGCACCGTGCGTCCGGCTCGGTGGCCGGGCTGGCCGAGCTCGCGAACAGGTTCGGGTTCACCACGACGACCGTCGATCTCGTGGGAGTCGACGACGCGCTGAGCGGTTCGCGGGTGATCAGCTCGACCTTCCTGCGTTCGTGCGTCGAAGCGGGCGACGTCGCACTGGCCGGGGCCGCGCTCGGGCGGCCCCACCGCGTCGACGGCGTCGTCGAACACGGCGACCACCGCGGCCGCACCCTCGGCTTCCCCACCGCCAACCTGTCCTTCGACCGGTTCGCCGCGGTGCCGGCGGATGGGGTGTACGCGGGCCGGGCGGTGTTTCTGGACGAGTGGGGGCAGACCGACGAGTCCGTGCCGCTGGGCGTGGCCGCGATCTCCGTCGGGACGAACCCGACGTTCGACGTCCGGCAGCGGCGCGTCGAAGCACACGTCCTGGACTGGAACCAGGACCTCTACGGCCGCCGGATCGGCCTCGAGTTCCACCGCCTGCTGCGCGGGATGGTTCGGTTCGCGGGCGTCGACGAACTCGTGGCGCAGATGGAGCGGGACGTGGAGCAGACCCGCGCCGGGTGA
- a CDS encoding enoyl-CoA hydratase/isomerase family protein, producing MSAVELTTIDEGVLQITFNRPAALNALTWELADELLAVLDRVEHDGEARVAVLTGAGRAFCAGFDLNGYGDETRLEELGVTRGLLARQTEISTTVTRLHDLKIPVIAAINGPCAGGGMSYAAACDIRIAVEGTVFSAAFLRAGVSACDLGVSWLLPRIVGAGRAQELLYTARRFDADEALSMGFVTDVVPADRLTAQALAIADRIKQNPPLQTELTKAGLSVALQTASLHDVVEFENRQQVLTAMTDDYREAIDSYLGKRTPRYTGR from the coding sequence ATGAGCGCCGTCGAACTGACGACGATCGACGAAGGCGTCCTGCAGATCACCTTCAACCGCCCAGCCGCGCTCAACGCGCTGACCTGGGAACTGGCCGATGAGCTCCTGGCCGTGCTGGACCGGGTCGAGCACGACGGTGAGGCCCGGGTTGCGGTCCTGACCGGCGCCGGCCGCGCTTTCTGCGCCGGCTTCGACCTCAACGGCTACGGCGACGAGACCCGGCTCGAGGAGCTGGGGGTGACCCGCGGTCTGCTCGCCCGCCAGACCGAGATCAGCACCACGGTGACCCGGCTGCACGACTTGAAGATCCCGGTCATCGCGGCGATCAACGGCCCGTGCGCGGGCGGCGGCATGTCGTACGCGGCGGCGTGCGACATCCGCATCGCGGTTGAAGGGACGGTGTTCTCCGCGGCCTTCCTGCGCGCGGGGGTGAGCGCGTGCGATCTCGGCGTCTCGTGGCTGTTGCCCCGCATCGTGGGCGCCGGCCGGGCGCAGGAACTCCTGTACACCGCCCGCCGCTTCGACGCGGACGAGGCACTGTCGATGGGTTTCGTCACCGACGTCGTGCCGGCTGATCGGCTGACCGCCCAGGCCCTGGCGATCGCCGACCGGATCAAGCAGAACCCGCCGCTGCAGACCGAGCTGACCAAGGCCGGGCTCTCGGTGGCGCTGCAAACGGCCTCACTGCACGACGTCGTCGAGTTCGAGAACCGGCAGCAGGTGCTCACGGCGATGACCGATGACTACCGCGAGGCCATCGATTCCTACCTGGGCAAGCGGACGCCGCGCTACACCGGCCGCTGA